taGCTTAGATTAAGTAATTTGGGgactcttgaattgtcaaagtctATTGTTGGTTGGtgattgaaagttgctagttggcttgaacttcactaactctaatctttgattaggacttgtgaactcaagttgattTACTCACTTAAgtttccttcaattgttagaggcAGTGACGGATCTTGAAAATTTTGACAATGgggataaaataatatatataacatcATAATAATTTGGGTTTAgttaatgtgtgttctaaagaCACATGACAAATTTAGTATTATtgaaagtttttaaatttttttatttaataattgtaaaataaatacattaaaaatttaaattttttgtatttccaataaaaatattcccaatttgtaattttaatatacCTTTAGAACACAAGATAAATAaactctaataatttttataataaaaatattatgttgcataaaaattagttataaaattattcattaaccattatgtatttgtgtataaatatatttattatttaatttatttttaatatgtattttatacagaTACTTACTTTTTATGTACATATAAcataattattgttataattatatttttttattgtaaaatatgattagtcttcaaaatatataatttacaaattaaaacactaaaataatgatttaaataataatatataatttataatatatatatatatataaacaattaTTTAGAAATTCACTTCTTGTACAATCAAAAGCCAACTCTTAGCGATATTCctagttaaaaattttttttcaattaatgtaGTTGCTACagaaaaaactaaaactaatttaaaaaaaaagataaataatatcttttgagtttatttttaagaaagaacactaatcttatttaaattaagaATTGATCATTCTAATAAACATCTAATATGAAATTCTTAAACTGACTATTAAGTaccaaaaattgaataaaaaattattgtgggatcaaattcaataatttaatggggacaaataaatattattatcatatactactcaaaaaaaatttcacattGTAGTGGGGGCACTTGCCCCCACTACAATGTATATAGATCCGTCcctggttagaggttaactaagtgagaacAATTTGTAATTACCATCCCAAATTGACAATGATAATGAAGATAGGAATTCCGATTTTCAACCTTGCTAAgacttttcttaattaattattttcttgattATTTACCTTCCTTGCTTATTaaactcaaaactcaaaaagaTACTTTTTTATAGTCAATAATAACTATacttttctgtaattttttgagagacgacccgagatttaaatacatcggttaattttattgggtttgtattgtgacaaacaatttaaacattgattgaggttgaattgtCGATTtaaaactatacttgcaacgtgatatttttatgaaaatcttTACCGACAAATTTTTTCCGTTACCACGAAGCTGATGTagtgaataaaacttttttttcgTTAATTAATCTCCAAATTTCTCTTAAAATCCTTAGCTTTAAGACCAACTCCAACGGGTGAGGtcccattttctttttctgatAAATTTTGGTTCCACCCGTTGGAGAAGCAGAGAAACGAGTTCCCTCGTTTAGTTCAAGGTAGAGGAGTCCCTGCTCAGAGGAACTCATGGACAACCAATGATAACTTACCAGTTaccttttaaataaataattatatgaaattataattaaataaataattatattaaataattaaattataataaataattatattaaataactaaataatattcaatttagtaataattataataattaattaaattaaataattaaatttttatttaattaataatttatattaattatttatatcataattaatattaaatattatttctatttatattattatattaaattagccGTTGTAAAATTAGCCGTTGTAAAATTAGCCGTTAAAAACTAGCCGTTATTATGTTaccgttattattaataaattagtattttGTTACTCTATATATACCACTTAGATATACTTTTATTCTCACACTATTTACTActcttctttatcttcttcCAAGTTTACGAAATCAAAGTTCTGctactattattttttgttcgaaaaaatggatccaaaccaactcaactcttttttcaattatttacaaaactttcctcaaattccaaatacccaacaatctcaaacctcaaactctcaagttccaaatcaaaacttcacactaccaaatttatttcaaaatccaaatccacaaaatctttctaatttcaattttcaagctTCTTATAATAATCAGTTTCCTATATTCCAACcgcaaaatcaaaattcacaaacaccccattttctatttttaaatttaaatatttaaattacattattgaaaaaaattaattacattcatttcaagtattttaattaattaattaagtgagaCCACAACAGGAACTAATAGAGAAGAGAGATATgttttgagttcctatttactgtttatgacgCAAAAGCTGATGtgaagttattttttatgacaGATGGACCATAAACAGGAATTGAGATGACTTTTCTACTGGAGATGGTCTAAGTAAGACTCAGTCTCTCGACTTTTCAAGCCACTTCAAACGACGATGTTTCGGAATGAGGCTCAGCCTTTacttattttttctaaattcctCAAAGCTTTCGGCCCTTTCAATTTGAACCCTCCTCCATCACAGCCATTGTCTAGTTGGACAAGTAAGCTTCACTCCTCTTCATTTAAAATAAGCTCAAGAAAAACTCCGTCCTCGATTCTTCAAGAAATTTTGAAGAAGAACAGAGATAGAAAATTCAATCGAACCCCCAAATGACAAAGCAGAAGTAGAAATAGAAGTAGAGACAGATACAGGGAGAGGGAAAAAGAATCGAAATGGAAAAGTaggaacaaaaacaaaaagaaaaagaagaaggagcatGTCAAGAAGTAGAAGTGATTCTGATGGGAAAAGACAGCGTAGAGGGAGACATAGGAGCAGAAATAGAAGTGTTTCTCCCcgcaagtaaaaaaaaaatagggaTCGAAATGATAAAAGGAAGGAGAACAATATTGGAGTTAATTATCCCAAGCTTATTTTTGTTATGACATTATGATATTTTCAATCTTCTTCTcctaaaagaacaaaagaagaagTATTTGTACTTATTACAATTTGCTATATGAACCATGAAATGTTTACAGGGATAAAACATGAATCCAATTGCACTGTTTCTGTTACATGCAAAAAAATCAAGAGCAATTAACTTAAACTCTCATTATGCATGTTGTTTAAAGCAAACAACATTACAATAATCCGTTCATCTTCTAGCTTGCAGATTAGAGTTTTCATCAGAGCCATTTTTTCTACCATCTTTTATGAGCCAAGTGAAAAAATTCATGCCGAGTTCAGCGTTTAGGACTGTGGCTTCTATGCTAGATCCtttaataaagaatttttctttttttttttttcaaaatgagTACCCTCTTGATATTGAATCTGGAAAATTCTGATAAAATTAGTGCTAGAAGTTTCCATTAGTTCTTCTGTAAATAGTAAAACGAATTTAAAAGTTAGGATTTTTAAATGAGAATTAAGAACCAAATTGATAAAACAAAAGCTTTATTCGCCACATTAGGTTAGAGAAAGCCGTTAACGTGACAAGAATAAATCCACATCAATTTTTTGGTCACAtatcattaacaaaaaatagtCTAAAGACTATTATAAGtctcaaaatataaatttaaaaataaaattaactattaattttagaaattattttaagactcaaatacaattataaaaattattttaaagtctaattctatattaaattattaatcacACTCGTATAAATAAATAGATTCCATGGTCCAAATTACTAGATTGCGTGTGCAACTGTGCAAGAGTGAGCTGCATTGAATTGTATTTTATTCGTTGGTTGATGGCATGTGACACTGTGGAACcttcatttaatttattgataggAGGGAAGTGACAAAAAGCTAGGGAATTACGACTTTGCGACGAGGTGGCCCATTTTTGTCCATGCCTCAATAGGTTTGCTAGTGCATTCAATATCCTCCATTTATGTCATCATATTATATTGGACGGATATTTGAATCTGACCATGCTATGTTCTTTATAATGGAGtatattttgttcttttattcctACCTTTTTTTCTTAAGAAAGAAATTCCTCTAAAATAAGGATGTTAATAtagtactttttttaattttgatatttagaGAAACATAGAGTATAATTGAATTATGAAAGTATAGAGGTCTTTACGAGGATGTGACGACTGTGATCAAGAAATCAGACGGTCTGATTTAGAGTACAGTAATCGAATGATCTGACTAAAAGTTTgacaaatacacaaattaaatcGGATCGTCCGATTTGCGTCTCCAGCCACGCATCAAACATGAATGCACCCGAGCCCCTCCTACTTGTATACACTCCCATTTGATTCTCCAAGCCCTCTTTTCATTTTCGTTTCAACCCTCCTTCATTCTCCAACTCCACTTTCACTTTCACTCTCCATTAATATAAAATCggatctttgaaaaaaaaaagattgggCCACTAGCCTTTAACAATACCAAGAAGAAGGAGAATAAAAGACGTTTATCTTGATCATTCTAATtatgtaagtttttatttttaaatattttgatttaattaaaataatattgataATGTTATAGATTAGTAGTTTATTATAGCGATAATATTAGAAATTAGTgtagtaataatttttaaatattttaatttaattaaaataatagtgaTAATGTTAGAGATTAGTAGTAATAAGTTTTATTAAAATGTGTAGGTATACTACAATAAAAGATTATGGATGTATGATCATACCTACAATAGTATAGTAATAATTTTATcatgataataaaatattaatattaattattattaataaatttattgtagtaataatttttattaagattatacatgtgataataaattaattattataagttgtatgttattaatatagtaatatttttttaagattatacgtgtgataataaataaattaattaatattaattgttagtaataaatttattgcagtaataatttttattaagatgTTGGTacgataataaaataattattatgagTATAATACagaagatatataaaaattattgaattaattattttttatgagtaTAATATAGATATTTAATAAAGGATTAATGATTTATTATTGTATGTTGTtaaaatagaatagaatagTTATTTGAGATTGTTTGTTATGTTGAAAGTGTAAATATTAGAATAGattaaaatttagtacgtatagtagtgtgaatgattgattataactaggagtctttgaagaaaaagggTGAAACAAAATCATAACttgaaagcgcaacactccgatcaaTAACGTAACGAATAAAGGAAACAAActaacgcgagattatatatatacaaaggagtgtcaaaaacaggaacatcaaaactcaaaatccggttgcgaagataaccAATCCGAGCAtatcaatatatacatataaataaaataagaaaacccaaggaaacccaaagggacacaaatacagaaaacctattctccaaaatcccctctaagaggagtcatcacagtttgtattatttagtagagataaaagtatctaaaaaaaatatataaaccaaaacagagtccccgagaacaaaggatcttcgctaatccagaagtctctagcatgcttcagcgagaagcctcacgtcctgcatctgaaaatcacaaaatccgcatgggtgagaacccgAGTGGTATTGCTCTAGGTAGGTTATCTTTGGATATGAGACCTTGACCTGGCACTTCTTCTGGAAATTTCGGAGAGACTTTCTGTTGACTCGAATAGGAGTGATGATGCCATGAGGGAGATCATACAGAGTGGGAACTTGCGTCATATTTTGATGAGTCTAATTCATGAGAGCAACTAGGCAGTTGATGATGAGGCTGATGACTATCTGGTTGACCATCTGGAcaaggatgaggatgaggacAATGATGAGGATGAGGATACAGATGATGCTGATGATGACGACGAAGATGGTCGAAATGATGGTTCAGCCCCTAGTGGAGGTAATTAGTAGTATATTGGTTAGTTGGTGAATTGATTTCCTGGTTAGTTGGTAAAGTAATTTCATGGTTATTTggtaaagtaatttttttgttagtttgatTTGATTAGTTGGTTATTGAATGTGTGAATATTTTCATAGGTACAACCACAAGCGAAAAAGGAAAAGGATACAACCTTAGAGCTGATCCCCCACGTCAGAGTGCTAATCGATATACCCCATCTGCTTTTAGTAGGGTTGCAAagaaatgcaagaaattataCAAAGATGTAAAATGGGCGATGAGAAAATGACGTGTGTATTGGACTTCCTTACTTAGAATGTGTTTGTTGTTTACTGTATCTGGTTTGTTGAACTATGACGATGACTGTGTTAATTCCTTTATGTCATTAACAATGCTAGTGGACTTTATATCATTAACTATGCTACTTCACTGTATGTCAGCATTCACTTTAtgtcaatatataaaaatgcTAAAGTCATACAATAACATCACACACAAAATGCAATAACATGACAAACGAAAATGCAATTTAGATGGAGCTCTATTGGGTGGCCAGGCCTGCACTTGCACCACCACGTTGATGACATCTGCTACGGCTGTGGCCCTCGGCCTCGCATTGCTTACATCGCCTAGGACCACGCAACATTTGAGTGTCCATCTCAGTCAAGAAATGGGTCATCCTTGGCCGACCTTTGGATATCCATTTGAGGAATGAATTACCTACGAATCGAGGTCCATGATAAATAGGCCATGTTGTGGGATTCCCTAGTGGCCTAAACCAAGCTCTGTACACTCTACGAACTTTGTCCATTTTGTAAACATCATGAACATACAGTTGCCAATCCAGCCATTGATTTACACAACATGCAAACACATGTTGACATGGAAGCCAGTTTACCTGGAATTCACCACAATCACACTATTCTCGATGTAGGTCCACTGCACATAATCCACCCCATTAGGACACTCATGTACTTTGAATACCTCATTCTGTCTGTCAAAGCAACTAATTTGGATGTTGTCCGCTGATTCACATGCAATTTGGAGGTCACAAGCTCAGAGAACACATGTCCTACATTAATACGAGTCTCAACCTCGGCTCTTTTTCGGGTGAACTATTCATTAAGCCTGTAAAATATTGCCTTAACAAGTGTAGTGATTGGGAGATTGCGCGCCCCTTTCAGTACTGAGTTGATGCATTCTACTAGAATAGTGGTCATATGACTCCACTGGTATCCCCCATCAAATGCCAAAGCATACTGCTCACGTGGAATCCGATCCAACCAGTTGGTATAAGCCTCACCCCAGTTGCGTAAACGCTGATAACGAGTCTCGTACCCATGAACCATCCTCCAATATTctgtcaattaaaaaaaaaagaccaaCTATAAACaacattcaaaattaataactGGGTTTAGGAATAACTATAATAGTAACTATGATACCAATGTTGATGATAAGCTTCTGTAGATATGGAGCCTTGAACTTCCTCAAGAAGTTGGACTCTATGTGTCTGAAGCAAAAAATGTGGAAAGCTCTGGGAGGAGACCAAGATCCGTTACTACGAGTAATAGCTAACCTGATGGATTCATGCCGATCAGAGATAAGGCCTACACCATCACGTGTCACGACATGTTGTCACAAGTTACTAAGAAAAAAATGCCAAGCCTCAGATGTCTCTCCCTCCCCTATCGCAAATGCAATAGGCACGATGTTGTTATTGCCATCCTGTGAAACTGCAACCAACAAACAGCCCTCAAATGAGTTCCGTCTACCTGCACTATTGGCTTGCAATGTTTGAATGCTCTAATACAAGCGTAATAACTCCAAAAGACCAGGTGTAATACACAAATATTAGGAACCAAGTCATCTCCCCGGTATGCATGCATTGTTTCAAAATGAACGACTATTGATGGCTCCTTATGACACATGGCCTCAAACCATATGGGCAAAGCTTCGTACGAAGCTTCCCAACCTCCAAAAATTGACTCCACTGCCTTTTGGTTTGCCAACCATGCTTTGTGATAACTTATGGTGTAATTAAACTTCGATTGTACTTCTGCAATCAAAGATTTCACCTTTATAGATGGGTCAACTTCTACCAATGGCTTTATTGCTTCTGCAATTGTGCTGGAATCCAACTTCGAATGATCTTGAGAAATAGTTCTCCTAGTACATATGTGACTACCATTGTACCTCGTTATCTCTCAACAGTACTTCCTGGACATTTTACTAAACTTGATCAGCTAATTACAATAGGTGCCGTACTGGGTACATTTAACATAGAATATCATCGGTTCTGACTCATGCACCCAATAATCTACACCTCTACGGATGGTATAATATTTCATCGCCTTAATTACTGTCTCGGTAGAATTGAATTCCATTCCCACGGTGAATTTACTATCCGTCATAACAAGAAGCTCTGCTGTAATCACGccacaaaatttatatttccttaaataattcttaaatatgTGTCTCATTAATAAAATCTATCTATGATTCGTAAATCAAGGATAAATCATGCaaaagttaataaattaataaactagGTCATCAAAttctatttaataaattaataatcacACAAGAATGCGAAATACTAAATTCCTCAACATACAGGTTtacttgataattaaaaaataaacaattactAATTATATGCTATATTTTACCTATTTACCGTTGCCTTAAATATTTGTCTTAAACTCAAAACCTATgtataaatcataatttaaaattactacATACCTGCATTTATATATTGAGAAAACTCCGGTGCATGCATTGCCTCCAAATCCAACGACCGCATGAAAGTCGGCTCCTCAAATGCCTGCTGGTTTGTTAGTATATTTGCCACATCCGCCACATCTGCTGCCATAGCATCGTCAGTTTGATCTTCGTCTACACCTGGATCAACGACCTTATTGTTACTTTCAAATTTTTCCTCGCTATCACTGTTGTAATCTTCCAGTTCAATATCTCGGTCCGCTGCAGATTGCTCGAACTCAATATACAGTTTGATGAACGATATTCAGGACCGACTTTCAAGATACACTGAAAACATTTCTTACATGCTCGTTTCATCGGTCACGTATTTCGTTTGAAATTGAACAAACCCACCAAATATAGATATCGGATATCTGTACAGAATACATGATACTCTCCTAGATATTTGAGAATCCATCTTCTCATAAATCACACCTTTTAATTCTTCAAATGACAGTGGAATGGAATTATAACATCTAATGAATTTTTATACACAAATTTCACTCATTCAAatgtttgtaataaaatttgaCCATGATAATACACTTTTACCATCACTCTATCATCCATGATAatggagaaaaagagaaagagcagaGACGAGCTTCAGAGATTTGAAGAGAAGAGTGTGAGAAGAAGACAATGAAGTGGATAGCTCGGTTATGGAGTTGGTATATATAAAACTGAAATCGGACCGTTTGACCGCTTTTTTGAtggttcaattttttaaaaaacttaaatcGGACAGTCCGATTAGTGGCACGGCCCGCCATTTTTTTTGCGAGAAATCAGTGGGTCCGATTTCATTGTCCAACAAAAATTTTGTCCTACACACTAGAAATCGCTGGGTACGAtttctttggaaaaaaaattgaactctCCATGCATAAAATCCGTGGGTCCGATTTCTTTGCAAGCAAAATGTTTGCCTAGCACAAATCGAACGGTCCAATTTATGTCCCTTCTCACATCTAAAAAATCGGATCATCCGATTTTTTTCCGTCAACTAACCGCCGTTACAACAGTGTAAAGCACTTTTAACTTTCATAACTTAGGCGTTACACCAAACTAGGTAtcatatccaaaaaaattagcctTAATACAGCgataaagtaatattttaataattatttttaaatttgtaatatttattaGCAGTAAGTCTTATTATATTGGTTCAAAAGTATttagaatattattttattattttactaatattttcattttaaaaaggTTTGATCCTTTAAATTGAGGTAATTTACGGTCacacaaaaattataaagattGTTAGGTAATTATCAAACTTATCtcctattttttaataaataacaaaataatctattatatttgataatgacaaaaatattatcaaagtattataaaatacgataaaaataattaaaaaatattatttataagtaacaaataatttttatatttgacaaactatttttatatgtaatttaaaattttgtaaaaatatttatataactatttaaaaatacataaaagaaaCGAATCAAAATTCTTTATCTaaaagttttttatattttttaaaaatattcttagtTATTGGTGAAAAAAATTGCAAACAATATATACTTAgcataaaattaacaaattttaagaataaaaatattttttaattatatttgcaaaaaatttatcaaaatctaatctataaaatattttttgagaatatatatttatcgttagatatttttattgtattctaAAGTGatttgatgatatttttgtcatTAATAGAAGTCTAAGATACTTTTGTCAAcgttttcaaaaattgaaagtgATTTCGATAATTTATCCAAGGTTAAAAATCATGTTGGAGAATATACATCAAGAGTATTTTTGCTATTAACTTAACTAACTATACATCAAGTTATATCAATAAAAGTGAAGAGTAAAAATACTCTTACTAGCTCCCTAACAAATCATATAagacaaattttatattatcaataatatttcagtTTAAGATGTAgtttaacaattttatttttattttttttatgttagttataaaatttttaaatatgcaataactcaaacagataatagaaaaatgaaaagaaaattttaccaaaaagaaaaaagtagttAATCTTGCAAAGCTTCAATTTCTGGTTatcataaaagtatttttatatcttaatacgatttaattaaaaaattagctttctatatttagtaaaaaaatcaGCAAACAAAAACTTAAACGTAATTTCTTttaaccaaacaaaaaaaaaaaggaaaaatgagaAAGCTAgaagacacaaaaaaaaatgagaaagttagTTGAATGTTATTTGtaaaaaattggttttaattttaattttattttgtatgatgtattttattgatatataaAATTATCATGATATAAGTGTAATGGTAACTTGGTAAGAGagaattttaacaaaatatatctcttttatattattagatcGATATTTTAGGgccaaattataaatttcaaaatttagaaaaaaaaaaaaaaacagatgaGCTAATCTTCAGAAAACTAATATCATATGTACTTTGTGACAAACTGCCCATTTTTGCCGATGCTTTCGtactttcttcttctatcttgCAACTTAAattaaagagggaaaaaaacattgattttttttcttataattttgttaattaaattgaATCATGCAAGAAAACTAATTAAAGGGATTTGTATAATGCAAAACACAACTTGGTCTAAATAGATGGAGATTTTACCCAGTTACGGTTTTGTATGTTTTGGAAAATGAAGCCCAAATTTTAAAGTGTACAGGAGATATTTGATTCTAATgttgcatttaaaaaaaaaaattaagattaagagataaagattaaattaaatctttaaatTGTCTTTAGCATAAAGTATATAAGACTGAGTTATGTCTTATTATCTTATttagtttaagataaatatgtagacttaaactaataaaattacttaaatatcattgttaattaaaaaaaataaaaataaaataaactctaaTCCTTCTTCTCTTTAGAGTTCTGGTTCACTTTACTACCACTATTGTCATTGTCACTATTAATTCTCTAGACTACCATTTTTCATCTTGTTGGCACTACCCTAGTGGTTGCCTAgttatcaccatcatcatcctcATTGTTaacagtaatattttttaacaacttCACCAAATCA
This portion of the Arachis duranensis cultivar V14167 chromosome 6, aradu.V14167.gnm2.J7QH, whole genome shotgun sequence genome encodes:
- the LOC107493448 gene encoding uncharacterized protein LOC107493448, with the translated sequence MKRASDRDIELEDYNSDSEEKFESNNKVVDPGVDEDQTDDAMAADVADVANILTNQQAFEEPTFMRSLDLEAMHAPEFSQYINAAELLVMTDSKFTVGMEFNSTETVIKAMKYYTIRRGVDYWVHESEPMIFYVKCTQYGTYYHSKLDSSTIAEAIKPLVEVDPSIKVKSLIAEVQSKFNYTISYHKAWLANQKAVESIFGGWEASYEALPIWFEAMCHKEPSISIQTLQANSAGRRNSFEGCLLVAVSQDGNNNIVPIAFAIGEGETSEAWLAITRSNGSWSPPRAFHIFCFRHIESNFLRKFKAPYLQKLIINIEYWRMVHGYETRYQRLRNWGEAYTNWLDRIPREQYALAFDGGYQWSHMTTILVECINSVLKGARNLPITTLVKAIFYRLNE